The Aureispira anguillae genome contains a region encoding:
- a CDS encoding glutathione peroxidase yields the protein MKMLLISFLASLLWVSVPPPTSVYDFTMNDIDDSPVQLSKYKGKVLLIVNTASKCGLTPQYESLQATYEKYQDQGLVILGFPANNFMGQEPAKNSKIKEFCTRKFKVTFPMFSKISVKGKNMHPFYQYLTSKKQNGKVEAPVTWNFQKFLVDKNGKVIQSFAPNQKVTDANVIRAIEKQLKK from the coding sequence ATGAAAATGTTATTGATTAGTTTCCTTGCTAGTCTTCTTTGGGTATCGGTTCCCCCTCCTACTTCTGTTTACGATTTTACAATGAACGACATTGATGACAGTCCTGTCCAATTGTCCAAATACAAGGGAAAAGTACTCTTAATTGTAAATACAGCGAGTAAATGTGGTCTAACGCCACAATATGAGAGTTTGCAAGCCACTTATGAAAAATATCAAGACCAAGGCTTGGTTATTTTGGGCTTTCCTGCCAATAATTTCATGGGGCAAGAACCCGCAAAAAATAGCAAAATTAAAGAGTTTTGTACTCGCAAGTTTAAGGTAACCTTCCCAATGTTTTCTAAAATTTCCGTTAAGGGAAAAAACATGCATCCTTTTTATCAATACCTGACAAGTAAAAAACAAAATGGCAAAGTAGAAGCTCCTGTTACTTGGAATTTTCAGAAATTTTTGGTCGATAAAAATGGGAAAGTAATTCAATCGTTTGCCCCCAATCAAAAGGTCACGGATGCCAATGTGATCAGAGCAATTGAGAAACAACTAAAAAAATAA
- a CDS encoding RNA polymerase sigma factor: MKYSTKNTDKELVAGCRKGHRLAQKVLYERYFGKMLGIAMRYTKQQEEAIEILNAAFLKVFTALDKYQDNNNLAGWIAKIVFNCSIDHVRRHTKYRKVMNFEIERDAPVLNESINNLHAEDLFKLIQKLPTASRTVFCMYVIDGYKHKEVAEMLNITVGTSKWHLANARKELQRLIRQQDQEELLVRGY; this comes from the coding sequence ATGAAATATTCTACAAAAAATACTGACAAAGAACTGGTTGCAGGTTGCCGAAAAGGGCATCGACTAGCCCAAAAAGTCTTATACGAAAGATATTTTGGAAAGATGCTAGGCATTGCTATGCGGTATACCAAGCAACAAGAGGAAGCCATTGAAATTCTAAATGCAGCGTTTCTAAAGGTTTTTACGGCATTGGACAAATACCAAGACAACAACAATCTAGCTGGCTGGATTGCCAAAATTGTGTTCAATTGTTCGATCGACCATGTTCGTAGGCATACGAAGTATCGCAAAGTAATGAACTTTGAGATAGAACGTGATGCTCCTGTTCTTAATGAAAGTATCAATAACCTACATGCCGAAGATTTATTCAAACTCATTCAAAAATTACCCACTGCTTCTCGTACAGTTTTTTGTATGTATGTCATTGATGGCTACAAACATAAGGAAGTTGCTGAAATGCTAAATATAACGGTAGGGACGTCTAAATGGCATTTAGCAAACGCTCGAAAAGAACTGCAACGCCTCATTCGCCAACAAGATCAAGAAGAACTCTTGGTTAGAGGCTATTAG